In Corvus moneduloides isolate bCorMon1 chromosome 6, bCorMon1.pri, whole genome shotgun sequence, the sequence CACCACCTGCATAATGCTCAGTTCTAGTCACAAGGCTAACAACAGCCACCCACCACAGAGGACTGAGCTCTGCCACCTGGCATGCCTGAGGGGGTAAGGAGGCATAAGGATGTGAGATACCACGTAACATCATAAATCTTGCAGTTTTGAGAGGCCAGAAGTGTATCTCAGCAAATGCTTTGAGATTTATCCAGACCAGCCATAGCTCTGCAATTGCTGAGTGtgtatggggaaaaaaagtgtgtaTCTCGAACACATCAGTAAATTAAAAAGATAGAGTTCCCACTCTCCAGAATCAGCCGggggaaaaagacaaaacatttctgagacaagaaaaagtacattttcctCTGTCCTCTGGTGATATCATGGTCTCCTTTTTTCAAGCCACTTTGGTAAGCTTGATGTCCCCTGAGATCCGCAAAGCTTTCACCAAGCTCAGAGGCTGAATGCGGTGAGTGAAGTCACAGAGCTGCCGTCCATCAAGCAAGACTCGTATTTGCTGGTGTTCACATAAGAGCTCCATCTGCAATGGAAAAGGACAGGGAAGGGTATTAAAgatcagcagcagggctgaTTTCAACAGCATGGACTTAGAACTAAATGTCATGGGGATAGCGAAGCACAAAGTCTACCAGTTCTTCTAAAATGCCCCTAATAAATAACCTACCCTCTTCTGAGATTATACTGCAAAGCTCCAGTGAGTACTCTCACTAAGATTAGAGAAAGGGATGCATCTTTCCCATCAGGGCTTGGACTGTTGCTGTCTGTGCCAAACCATACTAGTTAACCTGGCAATGTCAGTAGTTAGCTGTTTGTGGTCATATACATAGCCTCCAGcctttctcccctccttttCTCTACCCTATTCATAGCACCCTAACACTGACCTTGAACGTGTCACCTGCTGTAAATGGAAAGTAGGGAAtagtcttctcttctcttccccattTCCCAGCAATTCGTGCATTTCGGGTGATGGATTTCTCACTGAAGTTAACTGTAAATAACAGTCCAACATCTTTGTTTGCATCCACTGGATCACAGAGCAGAGtcactgaaaagctgaaaaaagacCAATTAAATTGCTGAACTTTCAGAAATGTAAAGGACATGATGAACATGGCAGAAGCTTATAGAGACTAGAGATAGCTGTTGGTTTCATGTCAGACTAAAACACAGGACTTTACAGGCTTAGAAGCTGGAGAAAGGGATGAGACAAGACACTGCTCATCTTTGTTTcctgccccagtgcccagcagaaTGCTAATGATTTCTGATGttgctttccctctctcttgACTGAAATCAAATCCTTCAACATGCACTCCTTTGTGTCTTAAAGGAGGTTATGGCATACTCTTCACCAGTAGAAGCAGTGGAGTTGATAGCTGTAGATGCAAAAAAAGTATAATGGTAAGCATAGTTGCTGTTATCCAGATAAAAGACAGCAATGAACCTCTACATCCTGTGCCAAAACCGTTTCTTAAATGGTGTTGATTCCAACCCCCCCCACAGACAACCAAGATTCAAGTTGAGAATTGCAATTCTTCCTGGAGGAAAAATGTCACTTGTGTGTTCCCTTCAGTTCACATTAGATAAGGGCAAGAAGTAGAAAATCTTGTCAGGGCAGTCAGAAAGACCAAACGGTGAACTCTTCCCCGACCTTTTAATCTTAATCTGAGTGCAGAAAAACTAAATAAAGCCATAAATTGTTAATCTGTTTGACTTTCTTCCTTCAAAGAGCACATACCTCCACGAAAGCACAGGTAGGAAGGAGCATGTACAACAGGGTGAAGCCCCCAGCAGTCCCTTCACTTACCTCTTGGGTTTGGAGTGTACCATGCCTATGACTGTGAGTTTCATGGTTGGTCTCAGGCCACCTTTAATTTCACCAACGTACTGCTCCACCTGCAGGGAACAGTGAAAATGGCTGCAGCGGGTCATGCTATGGGTAAACCAGCTATAACAGCTGCTTTGGTCACTTGATATACCTTGGGTTTACTTTTATGTGTACAAAAGAACTTGAAAGTATTTCCAGCCTAAAGTACTTTTTGTACTCTAATGACACAATAAATCTGGTTGCAGCACTCCAGttgctctggatgcagcagaCGAGAGGCTTTGTGGCAGCATGATGTGTGGTGCAGACTCTGCTTGAACCTACTCTGCCACCTCAAACTTGCTACCAGATTTTGGTGTGCTAACTTGGCACCATCAGGCCTTACACCAGGCCAGGCAGCCTCTGTCCTCCACTGTAAAAGCAGCGTAGATGCTGCCCTGCCATGCATGTTGACCACATCCTCACAGGCAATCCCAGTATCACCTGTCCTGTTGTGACAGTGACTTCGAAAAGTCACACTTCTTCAGAGGCAGAAAATGGCTTCTTGGTGGATCTACTTTTGTCCTGTTCACAGAGACCTGTAGTTGCAAGCTCTACACAAAGttatgtttgctttttccaaaCAATTCTCTAACAGCTTTGATGGTCAGTGGAGGAACTAATACATAGCTGACATGGAAAGAGAGACCTTGGAAACGATTGCTAGGGATGTTTTGAggcttcattttcagaaatggctttaaaatgtaaatgtcaGAATACTGCAGCATGTAATCACTCCCCATGCAGATTCACTTAGAAAGAAGCTGCTATGAAGTGCTAAATGTTATTAGCAACTTGCGTAACACTGATAATATTCCAAGGCAATGCATAACAGACCCTGTTTGAGATAAAAAGAGCTTTATCGTTCCAGTGTTCCAAGGTAAAAATTCAGACAGTTTTGCTAGAAGACCTGCACAATATATGCACACAAATTCaagattaaaaatgttttgcctATACCTCATTTCCTAGTTTCAATATAGTAGTTGTATCTTCTGCTAAGATGACCttatacaatttattttctctctttgataCTCACACCCAGCTACCTTTAGAGCTTCACAGATATATTAATAAACTTATAATTCCTAACAAGGTCAATATTGGAAGAATAATTTTACAAGTACCTTCAAAAATGACAGCAGTAGTACTGATTGTTAATAATGTACATTTACTCTGGCAGGAGTGGGCAGGTGACTCCAGCAAGTATGTTTTGAACTTtgtaacagaagaaaagcatCAAGCACTTGATACGTCTTACATAAACAAATGGCTTGTCAAGTGAGGAGTCTGACTGTAGGGAGATACTTCAAACTGGATAAAGCAATTAGAGAGTGAGTAACAAGCATAAAAGATCTCAGGATAAATGAAGTTCATGCTCATGTCCCACTAAAGCTTCTTCCTCGCTTAGAGAAAAGATACAAAATACTACCCCAAACTGAAAGTGCACATTGAGAAATTGTTTGTGTAGAGGTGCACCATAGTAAGTACCATCAGTAAAGGCACAGGGTATCAGAACTGAATAGAACAAATGACAACCACATGGTCTCAACAGTTACAGCTCATCCAGCATGACTGGAGAAAATTCAGAGATGTGACTGCCCACACACCATTTATCTGTAGACACCTATTTAACCGTACAAGTGAAAAATACTCAGGAAGCTGTAGGAAGTAATGAAAGAAACTCCTGCAAGCTTCATGTGGAGTTTATTGGTGGGTCCCAGCACAtgcacacaggcacagctcccatCCCGTATTTTGCGTTCAGGAGCCCAGGGGACTCACTTGGTCACTTACTTTGGCACACCTCTCCTCTGTCATCACCGCTCTCCCTCTTACACTTGCCTCGCCGCAGCAGTCCCCGGaggagtttttgttttgtgtgtcaggacaaaagcaaacaaaaaccccgGAATAAAGGGAGGATGTTGAGGGGGGTCTTATCTCTGCCAAACACTGGCTGGACaccacccagcccagcagctgagTCACGGCCCTCGGCGCCCCATCCCTCTGGGGGAGGCTCACAAACAGCGCggtgggagggcaggggacGGCCGCAGGCCCGCACGGGAGCGCCGGGTGCGCTCGGTCTGGAGCGGCACCTGGAGCGGCACCTGGAGCGGCACCTACACACTTTTATACCAGTGTTGGAAGTTCCGTGTGAGCGTGCACAGCATCCTCGTAACATACTCGGTACTACATACACATGCTTGTATATGTAATACATACAACCCCCACGTCATTCATTTATTAATACCGATTCTCTCCTCTCTCAAAGGCGTAAATACATagaagtgtatatatatatttatacacaatTTACAGCCTTATATATACACCTACATGTAGGTCTATACACCCTATACATACACCTATATATACTGTACACACAGTagatgtgtatatatatatttgtatatatgtgGGGGGGgatgtgtgcatatatatatatatatatatatatttaggtGTGTctatatacatatgtatgtgtCCCAGAGAGAGGTCTATGTTATACGGCTATACAGGGGGTACatacactcacacacacatatgtaccCTGTACGCGCACCTCTCCGGGTGTGGGTAGGTGTATTTACGTGTATACACGCACTCACGGCCCGCTCCGGCACCGGCCGCACAGACCCCCCGgagccgcccgccgccccctcaCGGAcccgcggcgggcgcgggggcggAGCTCCGGGCGGGAGCCGATCAGAGCCGCGCGAGGCACGGGC encodes:
- the LOC116445884 gene encoding galectin-related protein A-like translates to MTEERCAKVEQYVGEIKGGLRPTMKLTVIGMVHSKPKSFSVTLLCDPVDANKDVGLLFTVNFSEKSITRNARIAGKWGREEKTIPYFPFTAGDTFKMELLCEHQQIRVLLDGRQLCDFTHRIQPLSLVKALRISGDIKLTKVA